One Xyrauchen texanus isolate HMW12.3.18 chromosome 44, RBS_HiC_50CHRs, whole genome shotgun sequence DNA segment encodes these proteins:
- the vamp2 gene encoding vesicle-associated membrane protein 2, which yields MSAPAPAGGPAPEGGNQPPNLTSNRRLQQTQAQVDEVVDIMRVNVDKVLERDQKLSELDDRADALQAGASQFETSAAKLKNKYWWKNAKMMIILGVICAIVLIIIIVYFST from the exons AT GTCTGCCCCAGCTCCTGCCGGTGGTCCTGCCCCAGAGGGAGGTAACCAGCCTCCCAACCTTACCAGCAACCGTCGCTTACAGCAGACACAGGCTCAGGTGGACGAG GTGGTGGACATTATGCGTGTGAACGTAGACAAGGTTCTGGAGAGGGACCAGAAGCTGTCAGAACTGGATGATCGGGCTGATGCCCTGCAGGCTGGAGCCTCACAGTTCGAGACCAGTGCCGCCAAGCTTAAGAATAAATACTGGTGGAAGAATGCCaag ATGATGATTATCTTGGGGGTGATATGCGCGATTGTCCTCATTATTATCATTG